A window of Babesia microti strain RI chromosome III, complete genome contains these coding sequences:
- a CDS encoding BMN1 family protein, truncated (overlaps_old_locusTagID:BBM_III04850), whose translation MTISDAAKDFEYEYKKRKADTLCDVSLAFNSLVQSLAIKFGANVLKNKIFNKDGINNTNFKDMIKEVILATEEVNKVLASGFLTLDILVFFKSFISTIPKVSNSIIPGFKALIVFVYLIWI comes from the exons ATGACTATAA GTGATGCTGCTAAGGACTTTGAGTATGAATATAAGAAGAGGAAGGCTGATACACTTTGCGATGTGTCATTAGCttttaattcattagtACAATCTTTAGCCATTAAATTTGGTG CTAATGTTTTGAAGAATAAGATCTTTAACAAGGATGGGATTAATAACACTAATTTTAAGGACATGATCAAGGAGGTGATCCTTGCAACTGAAGAAGTCAATAAAGTATTGGCGTCGGGATTTCTAACATTGGATATCCTCGTGTT tttcaaatcatttatttcaaCAATCCCCAAAGTTTCtaattcaataattccTGGATTTAAGGCACTAATAGTCTTTGTTTATTTGATATGgatttaa
- a CDS encoding Tpr related protein, putative (overlaps_old_locusTagID:BBM_III04845), translated as MSSSSDGNKKASMFFAGLIVLFPLRLVITAASFSIVRFQLPPSLIGLFINKFNNPLQISIVIGTLLINILSWSNLNEKVMRYTSITVHWLYLIIHLILLLIYRSGGIEGNLGAYYWVIIVAGILSGAIITSVVGVNGKDVACFTVSVPLSGILVSGYHFLFLKYANKLSTYETSYNIVYYQIIISILIIFVASILWTMSFSRNTTSSSTEGSDGGSTISEVISQMGLTVVGQGLQLVIYPGIAPYQLISMDEGRIIDAYCMLFCVFPQLVLFTMEMLGSTGAPSKKWEGNLKFWNLTWLSVIIYLGLAITFFHVLYYPDSTLSKHIIGNKAVVGCLTVMFLLLHNTITNIGLNGVGPHGTFYNSLNMLLGLGTMTALGYIGDGHLTTYRMYSRENWPTEGFTNFQAFKFWCRGTMSNTWYSIKTSFNTDIRGVFSNMK; from the coding sequence ATGTCTAGTAGTAGTGATGGAAATAAGAAGGCTTCCATGTTTTTTGCTGGACTGATTGTCCTATTTCCACTTCGTTTGGTTATAACGGCTGCCAGTTTTTCAATAGTAAGGTTCCAACTCCCACCAAGTCTAATTGGACTATTcattaacaaattcaaCAATCCTTTGCAAATTTCTATCGTAATCGGTACTCTgttaatcaatatattatcatgGTCTAATTTAAATGAAAAGGTTATGAGATATACTTCTATCACTGTTCATTGgctatatttaattatccatttaatattgttattaatttacagGAGTGGTGGTATTGAGGGTAACTTGGGTGCATATTACTGGGTAATAATAGTGGCTGGTATTTTATCTGGAGCGATTATTACATCCGTGGTAGGCGTCAATGGAAAAGATGTTGCCTGCTTCACTGTCTCTGTTCCTCTATCTGGAATCCTAGTGTCCGGATaccattttttatttttaaagtatgcaaataaattatcaacttaTGAAACTAGTTACAACATTGTTTactatcaaataataatatcaattttaataatttttgtagcatcaattttatGGACGATGTCATTTTCTAGGAATACAACTAGTTCAAGTACTGAAGGCTCAGACGGTGGTTCTACTATATCTGAAGTCATATCGCAGATGGGTTTGACTGTGGTAGGGCAGGGTTTACAGCTGGTTATTTATCCGGGTATTGCACcttatcaattaatttctatGGATGAAGGACGTATTATTGATGCATATTGTATGTTGTTTTGTGTATTCCCACAACTAGTGCTTTTCACAATGGAAATGCTTGGTTCAACTGGAGCTCCAAGTAAAAAATGGGAAGGTAActtgaaattttggaaCCTTACGTGGTTATCggtaattatatatttgggtttggcaataacattttttcatgtattatattatcctGATAGTACATTATCAAAGCATATCATTGGTAATAAGGCAGTAGTAGGATGTTTAACAGTTATGTTTTTATTACTTCACAATACAATAACGAACATAGGATTAAATGGTGTAGGCCCTCATGGCACATTTTATAACAGCTTAAACATGCTATTAGGTCTTGGTACCATGACGGCTTTAGGGTATATAGGGGATGGGCATTTAACCACGTACCGTATGTATTCTAGGGAAAATTGGCCAACTGAAGGATTTACTAATTTCCAGGCATTTAAATTTTGGTGCAGAGGTACAATGTCCAACACATGGTACAGTATAAAAACATCATTTAATACTGATATCAGAGGAGTATTTAGCAATATGAAGTAA